From Toxorhynchites rutilus septentrionalis strain SRP chromosome 2, ASM2978413v1, whole genome shotgun sequence, a single genomic window includes:
- the LOC129770534 gene encoding uncharacterized protein LOC129770534 isoform X2, translated as MLHRINLNTLNDNIENIEKIMKSFKTIEHLEQTLLEKTKLAKDKLRSLLPHRIKRGLMNALGTAIKLITGNPDNDDLIVMHQSLGILKTQGDKLVNNQMKQIQINELFQNKLNNITDSISKIESKITKEYNTVQGIKTDLEFVNLIWNMDKIISILEDIEEQVEFSRVGLINKNILSLEEKQLILDRLKTQTIKLNYLDEIFQYTSASVGISNNQAVILIKTPILDKKTYDLLEIHTLRVNNSRIDTNINLVTKYGNTVYYQPTECDICDGNNLIEDDCIYKILTHQTPKCSFVKSKQTTQIKEVKQGIILIDTTEIVEVKDSCGDSRMVSDATIIETENCTVKIRNFTFFGQPDVTYQQEYLIPIYSKPLQNGNFTDLDDENVMLRIQNLEELNEVQLYLNTTQHRVTIGGTTLLIITFICFFSVYFYKKGNKRNEVTKNPPEPLVATQVDETENNGSIPLSLLPGKKAEQKCIPKPWIELPKLQSRTLET; from the coding sequence ATGTTGCATAGAATCAACCTAAATACATTAAATGACAATatagaaaacatagaaaaaatcatgaaatcgtTTAAAACTATAGAACACCTAGAGCAAACACTACTAGAAAAAACCAAACTAGCAAAAGATAAACTCAGGAGCCTCCTACCACATAGAATAAAAAGGGGACTTATGAACGCATTAGGAACAGCCATTAAACTCATCACGGGAAACCCTGATAACGATGACCTAATAGTCATGCATCAAAGTTTGGGAATATTAAAAACACAAGGAGACAAATTAGTGAACAATCAGATGAAACAAATCCAGATCaatgaactttttcaaaataaattgaataatattACAGACTCTATTAGTaaaattgaatcaaaaattactaAGGAATACAACACAGTACAGGGAATAAAAACAGATTTAGAATTCGTCAACCTTATCTGGAATATGGACAAAATTATCAGCATATTAGAGGACATCGAGGAGCAAGTAGAATTTTCTAGAGTAGGCTTGATAAACAAAAACATACTCTCATTGGAGGAAAAACAGTTAATTTTAGACAGGCTTAAGACACAAACAATAAAGCTAAATTACTTAGACGAAATTTTCCAATATACCTCAGCGAGTGTCGGTATCAGCAACAATCAAGCAGTCATATTAATAAAGACCCCCATTTTGGATAAAAAGACGTACGATTTGTTAGAAATCCATACTTTGAGAGTTAACAATTCACGGATCGATACGAACATCAACCTGGTAACGAAATATGGCAACACAGTTTATTACCAACCAACAGAATGCGATATTTGCGATGGAAATAACCTAATTGAGGACGATTGCATCTATAAAATATTAACTCACCAAACACCCAAATGCTCGTttgtaaaatcaaaacaaacaacacaaaTCAAAGAAGTCAAGCAAGGAATCATCCTGATCGACACAACAGAAATCGTAGAAGTAAAAGACTCTTGCGGAGATTCAAGGATGGTTAGCGATGCCACAATAATCGAAACCGAAAACTGTACCGTCAAAATACGAAATTTcacattttttggacaacctgACGTAACCTACCAGCAAGAATACCTGATCCCAATATACAGCAAGCCCCTCCAAAATGGAAATTTTACAGATCTTGACGATGAAAACGTCATGCTACGAATACAGAACTTGGAAGAACTCAATGAAGTTCAACTTTACTTGAACACCACACAACACCGGGTAACAATTGGAGGTACAACCCTCCTCATAATAACATTTATCTGTTTCTTTTCTGTATATTTCTACAAAAAAGGTAATAAAAGAAATGAAGTAACCAAAAATCCGCCAGAACCTCTCGTGGCTACTCAGGTGGACGAAACTGAAAACAACGGAAGTATTCCATTATCCCTACTTCCG
- the LOC129770534 gene encoding uncharacterized protein LOC129770534 isoform X1, with product MRLLILIILIKTISTTNYKEITNSNGLVAFKIKTARIRIGYDRMLHRINLNTLNDNIENIEKIMKSFKTIEHLEQTLLEKTKLAKDKLRSLLPHRIKRGLMNALGTAIKLITGNPDNDDLIVMHQSLGILKTQGDKLVNNQMKQIQINELFQNKLNNITDSISKIESKITKEYNTVQGIKTDLEFVNLIWNMDKIISILEDIEEQVEFSRVGLINKNILSLEEKQLILDRLKTQTIKLNYLDEIFQYTSASVGISNNQAVILIKTPILDKKTYDLLEIHTLRVNNSRIDTNINLVTKYGNTVYYQPTECDICDGNNLIEDDCIYKILTHQTPKCSFVKSKQTTQIKEVKQGIILIDTTEIVEVKDSCGDSRMVSDATIIETENCTVKIRNFTFFGQPDVTYQQEYLIPIYSKPLQNGNFTDLDDENVMLRIQNLEELNEVQLYLNTTQHRVTIGGTTLLIITFICFFSVYFYKKGNKRNEVTKNPPEPLVATQVDETENNGSIPLSLLPGKKAEQKCIPKPWIELPKLQSRTLET from the exons ATGAGGTTACTGATACT AATAATACTCATCAAAACAATAAGCACCACCAACTATAAAGAAATAACGAACAGCAATGGATTGGTTGCGTTCAAGATCAAAACAGCAAGGATTAGAATCGGATATGACAGAATGTTGCATAGAATCAACCTAAATACATTAAATGACAATatagaaaacatagaaaaaatcatgaaatcgtTTAAAACTATAGAACACCTAGAGCAAACACTACTAGAAAAAACCAAACTAGCAAAAGATAAACTCAGGAGCCTCCTACCACATAGAATAAAAAGGGGACTTATGAACGCATTAGGAACAGCCATTAAACTCATCACGGGAAACCCTGATAACGATGACCTAATAGTCATGCATCAAAGTTTGGGAATATTAAAAACACAAGGAGACAAATTAGTGAACAATCAGATGAAACAAATCCAGATCaatgaactttttcaaaataaattgaataatattACAGACTCTATTAGTaaaattgaatcaaaaattactaAGGAATACAACACAGTACAGGGAATAAAAACAGATTTAGAATTCGTCAACCTTATCTGGAATATGGACAAAATTATCAGCATATTAGAGGACATCGAGGAGCAAGTAGAATTTTCTAGAGTAGGCTTGATAAACAAAAACATACTCTCATTGGAGGAAAAACAGTTAATTTTAGACAGGCTTAAGACACAAACAATAAAGCTAAATTACTTAGACGAAATTTTCCAATATACCTCAGCGAGTGTCGGTATCAGCAACAATCAAGCAGTCATATTAATAAAGACCCCCATTTTGGATAAAAAGACGTACGATTTGTTAGAAATCCATACTTTGAGAGTTAACAATTCACGGATCGATACGAACATCAACCTGGTAACGAAATATGGCAACACAGTTTATTACCAACCAACAGAATGCGATATTTGCGATGGAAATAACCTAATTGAGGACGATTGCATCTATAAAATATTAACTCACCAAACACCCAAATGCTCGTttgtaaaatcaaaacaaacaacacaaaTCAAAGAAGTCAAGCAAGGAATCATCCTGATCGACACAACAGAAATCGTAGAAGTAAAAGACTCTTGCGGAGATTCAAGGATGGTTAGCGATGCCACAATAATCGAAACCGAAAACTGTACCGTCAAAATACGAAATTTcacattttttggacaacctgACGTAACCTACCAGCAAGAATACCTGATCCCAATATACAGCAAGCCCCTCCAAAATGGAAATTTTACAGATCTTGACGATGAAAACGTCATGCTACGAATACAGAACTTGGAAGAACTCAATGAAGTTCAACTTTACTTGAACACCACACAACACCGGGTAACAATTGGAGGTACAACCCTCCTCATAATAACATTTATCTGTTTCTTTTCTGTATATTTCTACAAAAAAGGTAATAAAAGAAATGAAGTAACCAAAAATCCGCCAGAACCTCTCGTGGCTACTCAGGTGGACGAAACTGAAAACAACGGAAGTATTCCATTATCCCTACTTCCG